A window from Parambassis ranga chromosome 13, fParRan2.1, whole genome shotgun sequence encodes these proteins:
- the LOC114445188 gene encoding olfactory receptor 52K2-like: MLEAAISRNFSHSSFVFAGFPALQKHRHLLALPLSLSYLSVLLGNSVLVYVICSVQSLHSPMYVLICTLCVVDVLVVTAILPNTLLGLLFDWNQISLAGCLTQMFFTHFLSSVESTLLLAMALDRYVAICQPLRYTEIFDSSMLAKLLLFTLVRSVSIMASLVGLAGSLQFCSSNTIQHCYCDHMALVSLACGSTEKSSAAGLAVIICFVGVDIPLIFLSYMKILSVVVRAAAAREERWKAFHTCGTHLMVMMCFYLVGSVTFLSHNLNLPIPTDLNTILGLLYILFPATVNPIIYGVRTKEIRGGLLRIFKHPAKTLMCVKVSPAGT; the protein is encoded by the coding sequence ATGTTGGAGGCGGCGATCAGCAGGAACTTCTCCCACAGCAGCTTCGTGTTCGCAGGCTTCCCCGCGCTGCAGAAACATCGCCACCTGCTGGCGCTGCCGCTGTCTTTGTCCTACCTGTCGGTGCTGCTGGGAAACTCCGTGCTGGTGTATGTCATCTGCAGCGTGCAGAGCCTGCACAGCCCCATGTACGTGCTGATCTGCACGCTGTGCGTGGTGGACGTCCTGGTGGTGACGGCCATCCTCCCCAACACGCTGCTCGGCCTCCTCTTCGACTGGAATCAGATCTCATTGGCCGGCTGCCTGACACAGATGTTCTtcactcacttcctgtcctcGGTGGAGTCCACGTTGCTGCTGGCGATGGCGCTGGACCGCTACGTGGCCATCTGCCAGCCGCTGCGCTACACTGAAATCTTCGACTCCTCCATGCTGGCGAAGCTGCTGCTCTTCACGCTGGTGCGCAGCGTCTCCATCATGGCCTCGCTGGTCGGCCTGGCAGGTTCTCTGCAGTTCTGCAGCTCCAACACCATCCAGCACTGCTACTGTGACCACATGGCGCTGGTCAGCCTGGCGTGCGGCAGCACGGAGAAGAGCAGCGCGGCGGGCCTGGCCGTGATCATCTGCTTCGTGGGCGTGGACATCCCGCTCATCTTCCTGTCCTACATGAAGATCCTGAGCGTGGTGGTGAGAGCGGCGGCGGCCCGCGAGGAGCGCTGGAAGGCCTTCCACACCTGCGGCACTCACCTGATGGTCATGATGTGTTTCTACCTGGTGGGCAGCGTCACCTTCCTCTCTCACAACCTGAACCTCCCCATCCCCACGGACCTCAACACCATCCTGGGGCTGCTGTACATCCTGTTCCCAGCCACAGTCAACCCCATCATCTACGGCGTGCGGACCAAAGAGATCCGCGGCGGCCTCCTCCGGATCTTTAAACACCCAGCAAAGACACTGATGTGTGTCAAAGTGTCTCCGGCCGGGACCTAA